The sequence TGGAGGGATAAAATACCACGAGTAAAGACTGACGTATAATTGTGCAGTTTCAAATGCGAACTTGTTAGAAAACATGGGAGGAACTTTCGTGCTACTACTTGTCAACATgtgcaaaatttgagaaaacctaACAATCAATGCTTTATTCACTTCTTTTGTTTCAGCAGCTAGGTCAGAATTCACGAAAACTCTTCTGGCGGTGTTACCACTATCCAAGTTACCAGTTATATGCCTTGGCTGATCTATGATCAGACCAGGCCTTTCTTTAAACTCCTTACAGATTCGAGTATGAGCAGCGTCCTTTTGCTTTTTTCTTCCTCTGTCTTTGCacatctatttttgaaatctatacgACAACCTGTATGGTTTATACATTTAAAAGATCGCATCTTTGTATGTAAAGGAGAAATACCATATTCCAAGTTGGTGATAATCTCTTCCTTCAGCTTCAGACGATCAAGTATGTTCATTTCACTTGGCTTAGCCCCACAAATGTAGCAGCTTGCCGATGAAAGTGTATCAGAGAGTGCTAGGCATAATGGTACCATCGATATCGTAAACACTGTCATATATGAATCGTCGTTCGCAAGCATCTAATTATACGTTCCCTGATCTAAAGCTCCATCGCCGCcatatttcatgagtaaatctaAATTACAAGTTTTCACCCTCTTGTCTATAGGAGGAAGTTTTAAATTAGGGTCTTCAAAAAGTCGTGTTATTGAGTAATTGATCAGAGACTGAAGGTTAATACGAGCTTAATATCCGCATTTCGCGTTTTAGCCTGAAATTGAATGACATTGTATTGATACTTAGATAATTTGGCATCTTCCATTAAAGCTAAAGATTTTTCTGTAGAGGGAGGCCGATCGAATTagcgagatgggaagaagaatgGAGGGAgttctctaattaaaaaaaaagtagaagacggggctggagtaaactatgaagaattggaaaaaagcgaaagagaaagacaattaatagaaagatggggggcgattgaggaatcaaaatacaataaatggtataagatgatacaAAAGGAAGGGAtgtcaaagtatttagaaaagggatggggagagagaaggtggaccagaatagcaagatttagattggaaaacgaggtaagggaggggatgtacagggaaaaagaagagaacagaaagtgtagaatatgtgaatgggaggaaacatgggagcatttatgggaaggatgtagaagaggaatggaagatcaaggaagctggcaagaaaatgtggttaagattctggGGGAAGAGGGATTAGGAGGAGAATGGATAAAGGatttggagggtgctagaggagcgaatgagagagaatgaaggaattcacgtgaaaaaggtaaatggaggtatacaaaagtgaaagaaaaaggaaacggaagtcgcttagattaaaagcgtaaaaattgtaagtaatggtaaggtaaaatttaagtagactaagatgcgtttgcgttctcatgctctctctctcgctctctctctcttgtACTCTCGCTTTTATtcgatcgctcactcgtttgctaataagtcctaaattgtgcCATCACAGGAAATAgtataagaaactagatataagactttatggaAATAGTAACATTCTACTTCTTTAcctgaattataaaaaacatCTGAATCACAACTGGTATCGGTTAGAAGAGACACAATTGCATTAGGAGTTTCTGTTTTTCCAGTAGTTCTCAATGTTCGGAAAAATACTTCTTGAATCTCGATTGCCGAATAAGTTTCCTCTATGGTCATCAATCTGCGTCTCTTTGTTGCAGCCGCAATTTCATCAAAACTTTCCGTACTCAATCTTCTTCCAGGACTTCTCGTCAGCTCTGAAAAGTCTACAAAGAAATCTCAATTAAGCCACTTCTcaaacttcattttaaatttgcttttaataGCAAAAGGTGGCTTCCACTTCTTATAGAAATGTGTAAGAGAGTGTCCGCTCAGGTATCTGCCAACTATTTCCAAGCGATCATcatcaagaatatatttccctTGCAAATAATTTAGCAACTTTTTCGTGTCTTTAATGTCATTTTCGACAAGAAAGGCGAAAAGTACTCTCTTGGAGATTTTAAAAGAgtccattttgtaaataatatttactaagaattaacaaataatattataacaataataatgtcgCTTATAATAATAACCACAAACCTGCGTACGACGAAGCCGAAATAAGTTGAAGAtaaatcacaaaaaatcaattcactcTTGCAAGCCTGCTGGACCTATAATatagaaaaatgacatttcttgTGAGAATGCATCTAGCGGCATCCATTTAGTGGAAGAGTCTGAACTAACAGCTATTAGCGGtgaattttgaattacttaaaaaattgaaaagtagttttaaaacgaaatacatTTTAGCCACCCTCACCAAAACTTAGGTAAAACATTACTCTActttaaactcatatttatttatcataatgtttataaaattaacaaataatataaaatgacaagtctttgtctttaaaaatcaccacttctatattttgaggacgatcagtaacaaaaacgaatattttgtgtctataaatggacaaactttgcatttgtttataaaataagaaatttctagaagaaaacaaatcttcatgatcaagtatcattttgcCGATAAAATCAAGCAAATGCGACTTACAAATctacttttcaagcaaacaattcatgatgttgacattattgttgatatgattttaacaattatattcgaaaataaatcgaaaatatattccatacatgctcttgcgcaactaccgctaattatttctattaaagaaaattgaaaatcggttgagaattgtaggctgtaggtgattttgaatagtatatTCCTGATCCAGCCCACTGTGCCGCGGTCGGTCGCTTGCTTAGCTGCACAACCTTTTTCGATGTTCGCGGATTAGATACGGTTGACCGGTTTCACCGAATTAACGCAAAGAtcatttaaaaactctttcaGTATTCTTTCAAATCATTCTGAACTCTTTCCGATCTTCACGTATTCTCTCAGCTCAACTCAGCGCAACTCTGAATTCATTTCGAGTCAAGATCGCACACTCTTTGAAATCCCGGCATTCTTGCACTCATCGAAACTCAGTGAATAGTCCCTCTCttaaaggttatataatggaatattgaatataatttgaatgttaaaagttaatttatatttgcaattatattgtttcaatcagatattttttcaaatgattctaaatACTGCAATATGTATTTGcgttcgatttttcaaatcatatagaaatacgtttgattttttttctgaaattagtatcaaaagttttcaataaaacaaatttgcaaaaatgaatgtgatattaaaagaaaatttatattgcaaattatttctatgtttgaatgaaaattattgtttaatgcttttatgttatcatttatgaaaaaattaattaattgttagatgactaattttttcacaacatcgaactagataaagattcaattttaactttttttaaataaagtattctatgttgcgcaataattttttcttaacattttgttgCCATATTAAAATTCCAGTGTTTTTAAGAAGaaacaaatgttttctttttttacatctgggtaatatgttttttttttttaattttcaaagagataagtaaaataaaattattgaaaaaacttattttaagaattagaacaatagaagcgccttaattatttcgaaaggttttaagattaattttttttaaacagttgtggagaaattttaagcagttaatatttcattttgaaataataattaaaaatttttaatatttcaaaattgttaaaaaaatatggaatatttcaagataactatttccattttccagaatttaatttaaatttaggtaaacttaattttttagggcgtcaagagaaggaaaaatgtATAGTtcagattcatgggaaaatttcaaacctttttttaataataagtccTAAGAGATCAgcacaaaagattacaaaatgtttcaaattatttcataaaattgaaaaaaagtgtttaaaagtttttaaagcaacatcgtgccataatcaaatatcatataatataatCTTAATCAcgcatcaaatatttccttaaatttcgaataaaagggtagaagattttaaagcaaaatgtttcaatgtggtaacattaaaaaataaaataaaccataaCATTCGATAAATATAGCGAAGATTAAAGAAGaagaatgaaaattgttaaagtgcagaagattaaaaaaatgcagatttatgtgaaagtttttaaacaaaaagatagcAAGACGTTAATTAACGCAAAtgtctggacactaatgttttttccaaattaaaaattttgaacaaaatgtgtggaaacTGAAAACCTATATGGTAAAGTCTCACACacacttaattaaaataactttgaaaggtctcaagtgaagaaataaatgtgATTCAAGTTTCTAGGAAAATTGGGGATGTTTTGGGGCagcgttttacatttgaaataacttttcaaaatttcaacagaaattcCAATCAGACATTGTTTAATGTATTTGTATACCGCACTTCaccctaaaaatctatttttatttacaaaacgtctattaagttttttaaactaatgcaaaataaattttaggtgacttcagttagggtgtgggaaggtaaaagggtttagaataacgttacgtaatatgtgaacaagaGTATAAGTGCTCAGAATTTTTCATATAGTGCTATTTTATTATGTTCCCGAGTAAGTCCGAGCAATTTCGAATTTTGCCGAACGCGTTCGTGCAACTTGCGGGAGTGCACGTGTACCTGCGGACGCCGGCAGTagatttcttttataattttgttgttattttttttcgcGCGCTAACTGCGCAATTGAATTGAGAATTGAAAAGTACACAATTGAAAGTAATCTTCAACTATATACGTAGCTTCAAATCgattattgtttacatttttttcttttttaaaatattttaaaacaatttatgaaaatgatttttccaaaataaaaataaataaatataaatcttccgaagaatataaacaaaaaatttttattattttgaaacctttcgaaacccttaaattaaaaaaaaaatgtattcgaaaaTCGTCAAAAAGgtacacttttttcaattattcaaatttttcgcacattaaacaaaagtgcaaaattagaaaaattgccttaaaatattcagattcgacaattttggatatctactaaaatatttttaaataatcttctaaACTTATTTTGTCAAAATAACAAGTGCTTTTTAGTCTTCCTacatcgaaattttattatttcacttaaaaattaaacagtttcaaagtaaaaacaattaaaataactaaGTTAAAAGTTTTTACCTCTTTGGGATTTTGATgaatcaaggctttctatttaaaaatgtctagttTTCAATATTTGAGTTATAATTGCTCGTTTTATATACACAGCCAAATATtgctactaattaaataattgttcttttttctaattaattaaatttttatttttagaggtggaaaatggaatatttgagactgaaattgtatttaaataaaattggaaattgaatcatttggacgcttacattttttgaacgttttcaGAGTCGTCTGGGAAAATGAATTATTGTTAACTTTATAATACTTAATGCATagttcaattaacaaaaatattaatttgtaaaaagttgATCAACTAAGAATGCTTTTTAtctcaagttttaaatttcaaccccTTTTAATTATCAAATGTTGAAGTAGTGAGAACTTCATCTcaaaaaactatgtttaaaaatggaaaattttttaaatatatgatttaagaactatgaattttaaactaagagtataataatttaagaagttaacaattcaacttaaaacttgaaacaagcttaaatgtaacttattttaaatttgtatataatttctttaaaaatagaaaaaatggaaagattattttaaagtacTATATGTCATCATGTGATATGAAATCTGTGATATTTCatgtgattggatagatttttctcctaattttgtGTGTCTCTCCCATATATGCAaccagttaaattaaacaaatttgcctgTAGATTGATATACCCTCTggtatttttcttgtaaaaataacaaattttaactttttattcaaaatcttcattTGAAGTTGGCGGGCgagttaattcatattttttacaataggATACGCATGGGTCCTCCTCAGTAAGGTCGCATTTTTCTCATTAGCGCTATTGTATTTTACATTTAGTGTATAAGCGACTTCCAGATATACTCGGCTATATATTTCTGCGTTTCCTGTGAGCGTTTATATGTGTAAGTTAAAATAGGCTTCAGATTTAAGCTAAGAATGTAGTACATTGTANNNNNNNNNNNNNNNNNNNNNNNNNNNNNNNNNNNNNNNNNNNNNNNNNNNNNNNNNNNNNNNNNNNNNNNNNNNNNNNNNNNNNNNNNNNNNNNNNNNNATGTgtgacaaccgcaggatttcgccaggagcgggtgctaatctgaaaaattgcatccgcttccagcgaaatcgcggtaaaatttcagccacaaccacgtctcacaataTATGCGTTTCGTGATTGGGCGTATAGTGTCCACGCTTAAGTGTGTTAGTAGTGTGTTGTTTACCTCTGCCACTACAAGTAATCTTATTTCTAACCATGAGTCATAATTTTTCGGATAGTGGATTTCAAAACCTCATTTTCTTTCTACGAAAGTTtgttttaatctttcaaatttattgtGTTGATGTCGTTTTGAAATCGTTCGTTTACTTGGATATactgaatattaaatattcatactttttatgACAAATAGTGCAACACTTATTCCActtattgtaacaaaaatatgaaattctccAGTTGAAAaccacaatattaatttttaaaacgcaTCGCTTTTTTCCGTGTTTTGATATTGTAGAATACTAAAGTTTCAAacgtttttatcatttatttaaatggaaTGTCTCCCAGTgttaattattactaattattacctgcttactaaaaatttatctccaCATGTGGAAGTAGCTTCAAAAAATCGCTGGAAAAAAATTGTGGCGCAAACTCTTAAGTATTAAGTGGCAAAACACTTTCATCCATGTGTAACTTGACCCCGTAATGATCTCAGGAATCTGCCTTGGAAAGTCGTGCAGGTGCGTGATCAGGGGAGCGCTCTATTGAGTTTTACTTTGCTGCACTCTTTGATTTTGGTTTCTCTGTGATCTACATTGGTTAATTCATCCAcatcaaatttgaaattggaTTTAAAACGGGACGTGACTGGTaaaggaattttaatgaaaatagaacATATCTGGGGCACACACTTAGAAACTTTACGGAAAATTTGGGAGATTATACTCAAACTCTATCTTGTTCTGAGCACTAATCGGAATAAATGTCTCATTGAAGCAAAGAAGGACAGGGAGAAGATTAAAGATCGATTCGAATGATAATAGCAGATGGAAAAGGTAGTCGCGATGACCGTCTCTCCGCCACTGCCGGCCAAGAACCAGACCCGAGACATGAACAAGGCTCGCCAGCCTGTGTCAATCCAGAGTGCTTCCACTCCTTCGTCTCTTCTTTCTGAGAAGGCTAAAGCAACGGTATTCATAGGTGGTAGCGCTCCTGTTGTGGATTCCACTCCAAGCAGGAGCAAAGTCCCGGAAGTGCAATCGGCGAACGGCCGCTGGCAGAAGACTATCGAGAATACTAATCATCATCAGGAGCAGCAGGCTACACATGTGGTAAAAATAAGGATTAACCCTAGTGATAAAAACGGAAAAGTCATATCTACTGTGCGACTTAATCTGGACAACAACCCTGTGACTGAAATACAAGACGGTTACAAAGATTCAGAAAAGAACGGTGACGGACATTCAGGAAAGAACAGGTACGGAAATCCAGGAAAGCAAAATGGTATTGTGGTGGTATGTGCTACGAAAGATCTGATGAAGGATTACGCGAGTGTCGATAGTTGTGTGCGAATAAATGTTAACTGTAAGGATGGTATCAACGAAAAGGGGTCACTCCATAATCAGAAAGACGATATGGTTCAACGTGGTGTTAATGAAGGACTCAATTCGACCCTTGACAACGGTTCAACCAGTTTCTACTATGGATCATTCCGGAGTTCGCTGGCAATGGTCATGACGAGCGGACAGTGTTCTCCGTCAGATACCTTAGATAGTGGAACCTGTAGTGATTTGGACGGAACGCCGCCTCCACTCCCGAAAAAGAATTCAAGTACAATTATTCTGGGTGGTGATCATAGGGCTTCCTCAGCAGCTCCATGTTGCACACATAATAGAACCGGAAGCTTGGCGAACATTGGAGCGGAGGCTGAGAGTGATGACAATTCGAGCTTAGTTCTTCTGGGTAGCGAACCTGCTGCTCATCACGAAGCTGCTAAAGCTCCGTGTTACAAACACATCCATAACAGAACTGGAAGCTTGACGAGCAGTGGAGCGGAGGTTGAGAGCGATGACAATGAAAGTAACATTAGTTGCGATTCTCTCAATGGTAGAGAGGTAGACGATATCCGGGTGAACGGGAATAGTACGGACGTCGACCTGGCGAACTACTACTCCAAGGACACTCAATCTGAGAGAAGGGCaagcaaaccaaaaaaattagaaattctggTGAAAGATAACTCTTACCTCAGGACTAACTATTTAGCTCCTCTCTCAAACTCATTTACCAGAGTCTCGACAATTTCTCCTATTTCGGGAACTTCTGCCCTTTCTAAAGCCTCCACAACTTCGAGAGACCAAAGTCCAAACCTTGGGGAGAGTTCTACAGTGCCTTCATCGCCAATGGTAAAGGAGTACACCTACGAGGAGAGAAAACAGGAACAAGAGAGGTTCGAGAAGAAATACGCGGATACGAATTACTATGCCAACTACAACCGAATGTTGGGCGCCAAATATGTTTACGACGACGACAGGTTTTACAAGTTTCACCTGAACGAGCGCTTTTGCGATGAGAAGAAGACGTCAGAGTTGAAGGTGAACGGAGAGGGCGAGGGTGAGAGTGATAATAAGGAGAATGATGAATATTTTACCGGATACAAGATTCCGGAAAGAGAAGCCATACGTAGTACTAAAGGGACCGTGCGAGGAGTTAAGAATAGTGTGCGAGCTGGGATCGCTACCTTCCTTCAGAAACCATCGACCAAGGTTTGTTAATTCATCTATTAAAATCAACTGTTTAAATTATCATAAGGATGTACACGAGAAAAACCTTTAAACAtgtgttcaaattttcttttgcatCCAGGAGCGAGTTTTGTTccaatggaaaaaaataaaataatgagctTCAAATTTCCGCCAATTTGGTTAATATTTATACCCAGCACATACACTTTGAAGTTTTCTATGCCTTCAATTAACATGGagtaaaatgtaaacaaattaaaatcgaCATAATTTTCTTAGTTATCGTTGAATTCTTCTATAAAACGAGGACTCCAACCTTCATTCAAACCCGAAAACATTATACAAgatgaaaaaatggtattttctatCAAtgcttttaaactttcaaataatccAAAATGACGGCTGTTTTGATTAGCAAAaagaatactattttttaattttccaaagaagACCTCTTAAACTTGACAATTAAAATTAGCAAgcttatttccaaaaaatgtgtaGTAGGCCGtgccggtggaaattttgaaaactatttattccagttaaataatgaatattgGTAAAAGTAAGTCTTTAAGTTTAGaatggttcatttttcaaaacttatttagAATTTTCTGTCTATAATTTCTggttaggtaaaagttgcaattattatttaaaccaaatttcgTGGGCATATGTGATTACCTGAGCGATTCCCTACAAATGTCTTCagtacttttttattcaaaaaaattaatttggtaattATACAATAGTTTATTTAATAAGCAATATTTatcctaaacaatttttaaaaataaaaacataccaaagatttttgtaaaaaatatttcaaggaataaaGTGTGCCTTTTAACATTAGGATCGAATAAAAATCGCAAATATTACCTATAGcggagaaaaaatttaaatcactataattaaataagaaaatttaacttgcaacctttttttcaaaactttgccTTCAGTTctcttacaaaattaattgtaattaccCACTTTCTTCAAATGCATTATTAAGTTTTACCATATTCATTTTTGAACTTGAGATAACTAGCGAGTAGATAAGAAGTCCATTTGCTGGAACAAATTATAAGCAtaaattttgtttgctaaaaatgttCGGGTGAATGAGACGACCATGATGCtgccgaattttcaaaatacagaaatcggaaaaatacccaaactgaatatttaagttccggaaaataaaaaatggtagatttttcaaattactatTACTATTAAATTGTCGATATTTCTAATTCCTGAAAAATAGAAAActgctcaatttttaaattgcctaaaaaatttgtatattttttttgttttaaaaaattttcattttttggagaAGCCTGCTTTGTTAAttatgcttttaatatttttggatttgttcataaaatctttcataaaagaaacaattattgttcatttATAAAGTATCATGAGGGGTCCGCCAAGGTATTTAAAACTGATGCTGTAAAAAAGTATATCTGCCTGTTTGatattgacaaaaataaattctttcgaattatagtatattacatcacaagTACGGGTAGGCACGTATGATATTTCATTCGAAACCACCATGTTATGAGACTGTAGAGCCTCTTGAAAAGTGAGAATTAGATAGCAGtgtgttaaattttcagaaaacaaattttttgaactaaatttatgaatcatatacaaaaaactacatttttaatagattccaaggaatctattaaaatatcctaaaatatatcaaatgtttgaaaatatcataataattaccgtaatctattaaaaattccttggaacatttttaaatactctcaaatattgcaattccttccaaatattttgacatactttaaacatttttaaaagatttttaatgtacttcggaatttttaaaaataacactgcctaagcttttaaaattctttgaaatttctttaaattataaaaaaagttgaacattccttgaaatcttttaaaacatcctcaaatatttaaaatctcttgaaattttttaaagctcttgcaaattctttgcaatttaaaaataccatgaaatattgcgaatcctttaaaatctcatattaaattcctgtaatcaattgaaaattccttggaaccgtttaaaattctcttaaatttttcaaatccttcaaaatcttttaagatgcctagaacttttttttaagatttctaaattactttataatttttgaaaacagccctttttaaatgtttttatttctttgaaattcctttaagttgtgaaaataaattgaaaattccttgacatattttaaaacatcctcaaatatttaaaattcttaaaaatttttcgcagactctcataatttttttaagctcttaaaaatatcttaaaatgttaaaaatactttgaaatattccaattcctttaaaatatcatattaaattactgcaatcaatttctgttttataaatttcaatcttaagttttaaaaaatatcaagagattccaaaagattttaaatatttaaggatgttttaaaaaatgtcaagggatttttaactaatttttataattttacggaatttcaaagaattaaaaaattttagaagggttattttttaaacttccgaagtactttagaaatcctacaacaaagttctaggtatttcaaaagattttgaaggatttgaaaaatttgagagaattttaaacggttccaaggaatattcaattgattacagtaatttaatataagcttttaaggatttgaaatatttcaggatatttttaaaatttcaagagacttcacaagattttaaaggatttgaaatatttgaggatgttttaaaagttgtctaggaatttttagtttattttcacaaattaaaagaatttcaaagaattaaaaattttttagaggggtaatttagaaaaattccagtGCTTTAGTcatcttaaaaaaagttctaggttttccaaaatattttgatgaatttgaaaaatttgagagaatttaaaaatattccaaggaattttaattaatttgaataatttagtatgaaattttaaaggacttgaaaCATTTCAGGGTACTTTTAAAacatcaaagaattttcaagagctttaaaaaattttaagagatttcaaaagattttaaatatttgaggatgttttaaaagatgtcaaggaattttcaacttatttttataattttaagaaattacaaggaattttaaagactttagcagtgttatttaaaaaaattccaaagtgttTTAAACATctgtttaaaaaagttcaagctatgtcaaaatattttgaaggaattgcaatatttgagagtactTCAAAaggttccaagggattttcattgattacaggaACTTAGTATGAGATTTTCAAGGTTTTGATATATCTTACGATATTTTAATAGATCCTatggaatttccaattgatttgaataatttagaatgagattttaaaggatttgaaatatttaagggtattttttaaattgcaaggaatttttaagagctttgcaaaatttcaagagatattagaggatttacaatattttaggatgttttgaatcatcccaaggaattttcaattaattttgcgatttgaaataattttaaccattgttttcatcttttctggttgaagtggaacgagaaaaattctttttgtttttggttaaaaattaatcttttttatcgaaaacttaACTATGGTCAAACAAtacttttttgtatagaaaattagttttggtggaaataaatttcttttgcgcaaaattaattaattttattaaaaatacgttttttagtatacaattcagctttttggaataaatttaactttttgtttaaaaatttaactattttgttgaaaaaattttaattttttaaatttatgtatttttcataataatcgcTTTGTGTGCCGAAAcaaattaattagtttcaatgCACGTGATGCTAAAGCCAACAGCTTACAtcaataatttctacaaaatttatgtgttttattaaaaattcatttttttgcagaaaactaattgttt comes from Belonocnema kinseyi isolate 2016_QV_RU_SX_M_011 chromosome 5, B_treatae_v1, whole genome shotgun sequence and encodes:
- the LOC117172847 gene encoding uncharacterized protein LOC117172847 → MEKVVAMTVSPPLPAKNQTRDMNKARQPVSIQSASTPSSLLSEKAKATVFIGGSAPVVDSTPSRSKVPEVQSANGRWQKTIENTNHHQEQQATHVVKIRINPSDKNGKVISTVRLNLDNNPVTEIQDGYKDSEKNGDGHSGKNRYGNPGKQNGIVVVCATKDLMKDYASVDSCVRINVNCKDGINEKGSLHNQKDDMVQRGVNEGLNSTLDNGSTSFYYGSFRSSLAMVMTSGQCSPSDTLDSGTCSDLDGTPPPLPKKNSSTIILGGDHRASSAAPCCTHNRTGSLANIGAEAESDDNSSLVLLGSEPAAHHEAAKAPCYKHIHNRTGSLTSSGAEVESDDNESNISCDSLNGREVDDIRVNGNSTDVDLANYYSKDTQSERRASKPKKLEILVKDNSYLRTNYLAPLSNSFTRVSTISPISGTSALSKASTTSRDQSPNLGESSTVPSSPMVKEYTYEERKQEQERFEKKYADTNYYANYNRMLGAKYVYDDDRFYKFHLNERFCDEKKTSELKVNGEGEGESDNKENDEYFTGYKIPEREAIRSTKGTVRGVKNSVRAGIATFLQKPSTKVC